The Thermococcus sp. genome includes a region encoding these proteins:
- a CDS encoding molybdenum cofactor biosynthesis protein MoaE, translated as MKVRLTKETFSVDEAIRLLRVPESGAYVVFLGQVRNESHGKSVQKLVYEAYPEMAEKEMERIREEALKRFSILDMLIWHRYGELPVGEDTILIVASAKHRKEAFEACSWALDEVKKRVPVWKKEVTTEGTFWIEGDRQVPV; from the coding sequence GTGAAGGTCAGGCTTACTAAAGAAACTTTTAGCGTTGATGAGGCCATACGACTCCTCCGTGTCCCCGAGAGTGGTGCCTATGTGGTCTTCCTCGGCCAAGTCAGGAACGAAAGCCACGGAAAAAGTGTTCAAAAGCTCGTCTACGAGGCTTATCCTGAGATGGCTGAAAAGGAGATGGAGCGCATCAGGGAGGAAGCCCTTAAACGGTTTTCAATCCTCGATATGCTTATATGGCACCGCTACGGCGAGTTGCCAGTTGGTGAGGACACGATTCTTATAGTTGCCAGCGCGAAGCACAGAAAGGAGGCCTTCGAGGCATGCTCGTGGGCTTTGGATGAGGTAAAGAAGAGGGTTCCCGTCTGGAAAAAGGAAGTTACCACAGAGGGAACCTTCTGGATAGAGGGTGACAGGCAGGTTCCGGTCTGA
- a CDS encoding SPASM domain-containing protein, protein MEKAVHVVPTPQAFPGKTVVSVSKPPWSVKIHNGKLERLIFQVGSGRGKFSEVEGIPRSIGCIGNNRFILRREPMSLERMKEVILEFRKLGGKELWLTNYDNVETLLALAVFASELDFPEVYAVVLIDDLDKITPVEGVKFIAELSYPEHTLDELSAYPWLHGALLTVRHDKMNEALLGNFNGEVYVDVLFPGSVRKLDFNVIELRRIYNPSVERYHDCLSGTVAVTVEGYVLPCPLLRNYVVGDLTKMALKDAIRKKQLRAFWKMTKDKIPACSTCPFKYICHDCRALEYQATGEIDGMEYCPMLP, encoded by the coding sequence ATGGAGAAGGCAGTTCACGTTGTTCCAACTCCCCAGGCCTTCCCGGGAAAGACGGTTGTAAGTGTTTCAAAACCGCCCTGGTCGGTAAAAATACACAACGGTAAACTTGAACGCCTTATATTTCAGGTTGGAAGTGGCAGGGGAAAGTTCTCGGAGGTCGAAGGAATCCCCCGTTCGATAGGTTGCATCGGCAACAACAGGTTCATTCTCCGAAGGGAGCCGATGAGCCTTGAGAGAATGAAGGAAGTAATCCTCGAGTTCAGGAAGCTCGGGGGTAAAGAACTCTGGCTGACAAACTATGACAACGTTGAGACACTCCTTGCACTCGCAGTGTTTGCGAGCGAGCTCGATTTTCCTGAGGTTTATGCGGTTGTTCTTATCGATGACCTCGATAAGATTACGCCTGTTGAGGGGGTCAAGTTCATAGCGGAGCTCAGCTATCCGGAGCACACTTTGGATGAACTCTCGGCTTATCCATGGCTCCACGGTGCTCTCCTAACGGTTAGGCATGATAAAATGAACGAAGCTCTCCTAGGTAACTTTAATGGGGAAGTATACGTTGATGTTCTCTTCCCTGGCTCTGTCAGAAAGCTAGACTTTAACGTCATCGAACTCCGCAGGATTTACAACCCCAGCGTTGAGCGTTACCACGACTGTCTCTCCGGAACGGTTGCCGTTACGGTGGAGGGCTACGTCCTGCCCTGTCCCCTCCTGAGGAACTACGTCGTTGGCGACCTAACCAAAATGGCCCTTAAAGATGCCATCAGAAAGAAACAGTTGAGGGCCTTTTGGAAGATGACAAAGGACAAGATACCGGCCTGTTCAACGTGTCCCTTCAAGTACATCTGCCACGACTGTAGGGCTCTTGAGTATCAGGCAACGGGCGAAATAGACGGAATGGAATACTGTCCCATGCTACCTTAG
- a CDS encoding Lrp/AsnC family transcriptional regulator, translating into MGGVKGDEIEFLVEILSKYPLESLRKIASAEGLDYYRLKRIYDKYYGKYLVVSATYNIRLLGLKSFVGFLNVPADRLLEVASRMTKNPFIGYVNPAFGFKNGLSIIFYVPKEQVKDIDKMLSKYSDDFEYYEVWAYPPPEKPKKWGAWELSYDYAILMDILKWDARTPMKKIAESLGKTRPTIRYMINRLREKKILVSFFPLVDMNVHDRGVIGITSELRKEVLEKFKEHEISAGYLPGRGYLLEWFFSSKEDMGEKVLEFSAYVEKLLIEYFEPTFKELNDKNKRTAFQRMVKKDGSGYHSILEF; encoded by the coding sequence ATGGGCGGTGTGAAGGGGGATGAAATTGAGTTCCTCGTTGAAATTCTAAGCAAGTATCCCCTCGAAAGCCTTAGGAAGATAGCATCAGCTGAGGGGTTGGATTATTATCGGTTAAAAAGAATTTACGACAAGTATTATGGAAAGTATCTCGTGGTAAGCGCAACCTACAACATAAGGCTTCTCGGCCTGAAGAGCTTCGTTGGCTTCCTAAACGTCCCGGCGGATAGACTCCTAGAGGTTGCAAGCAGGATGACAAAAAACCCCTTCATTGGTTACGTTAATCCGGCCTTTGGCTTTAAAAATGGCCTGTCCATAATATTCTACGTCCCCAAGGAGCAGGTAAAGGACATAGACAAAATGCTCTCCAAATATTCCGACGACTTCGAGTACTACGAAGTCTGGGCATATCCTCCCCCTGAGAAGCCGAAGAAATGGGGTGCTTGGGAACTGAGTTACGACTACGCGATTCTTATGGACATTCTCAAGTGGGACGCGAGAACGCCGATGAAAAAGATAGCGGAGAGCTTGGGAAAAACCAGGCCGACGATACGATACATGATAAACAGACTCCGGGAAAAGAAAATCCTTGTCAGCTTCTTCCCCCTCGTTGATATGAACGTCCATGACAGGGGAGTTATAGGTATAACGAGCGAACTCAGAAAGGAAGTCCTTGAGAAGTTCAAGGAACACGAAATCTCCGCTGGTTATCTCCCAGGCAGGGGATATCTCCTGGAATGGTTCTTCTCGTCCAAAGAGGATATGGGAGAAAAGGTTCTCGAGTTCAGTGCCTACGTTGAGAAACTGCTCATTGAGTACTTTGAGCCAACTTTCAAGGAGTTAAACGACAAAAACAAGAGAACGGCCTTTCAGAGGATGGTAAAGAAAGATGGAAGTGGATACCACTCAATCCTTGAGTTCTAA
- a CDS encoding adenosine-specific kinase — MVKIEVVDIEKPEGVEVIIGQGNFSIFTVDDLARALLTAVPGIKFGIAMNEAKPQLTRFTGNDKELEELAAKNAVKIGAGHVFVILMKNAFPINVLNTVKNHPAVAMVYGASENPFQVIVAETDLGRSVLGIVDGKAANKIETEEQRKERRELVEKIGYTID; from the coding sequence ATGGTGAAGATTGAGGTGGTTGACATCGAAAAACCAGAAGGGGTTGAAGTCATAATCGGACAGGGTAACTTCTCGATATTCACGGTTGACGACCTTGCGAGGGCCCTTCTCACGGCTGTTCCAGGAATAAAATTCGGGATAGCGATGAACGAGGCGAAGCCCCAGCTGACCCGCTTTACTGGCAATGACAAGGAGCTTGAGGAGCTTGCGGCAAAGAACGCGGTCAAGATTGGTGCCGGTCACGTCTTCGTAATCCTCATGAAGAACGCCTTCCCGATAAACGTCCTCAACACCGTTAAGAACCATCCTGCTGTGGCAATGGTCTACGGCGCCAGCGAGAATCCATTCCAGGTCATAGTGGCCGAGACCGACCTTGGCAGGAGCGTTCTCGGAATCGTTGATGGAAAGGCCGCGAACAAGATTGAAACAGAAGAGCAGAGGAAGGAGCGCAGGGAGCTAGTCGAGAAAATCGGCTACACCATTGACTAA
- a CDS encoding XTP/dITP diphosphatase — protein MRLAFVTSNPGKVEEAKKYLEPLGIEVYQLRFEYPEIQADTLEEVAEYGVMWLAERIKEPFFLDDSGLFVDALRGFPGVYSAYVYRTLGYQGILKLLEGETNRRAHFKSVIACWVGELHLFTGTVEGEITTEPRGRFGFGFDPVFKPHGFDKTFAEMTTEEKNRISHRGRALEAFAQWLRENL, from the coding sequence ATGAGGCTGGCGTTTGTGACTTCTAACCCGGGCAAGGTCGAAGAGGCCAAGAAATATCTCGAACCCTTAGGGATTGAGGTCTATCAGCTCCGTTTTGAGTATCCTGAGATACAGGCGGATACACTTGAGGAAGTTGCAGAATACGGCGTGATGTGGCTGGCGGAGAGAATTAAGGAGCCTTTCTTCCTTGACGATTCAGGCCTGTTTGTCGACGCTTTGCGTGGCTTTCCTGGTGTTTACTCAGCTTACGTCTACAGGACGCTGGGTTATCAGGGGATTCTCAAGCTCCTTGAGGGAGAAACAAACAGGAGGGCCCACTTCAAGAGCGTCATAGCCTGCTGGGTCGGGGAGCTACACCTATTCACTGGAACTGTTGAAGGGGAAATAACGACCGAGCCGAGGGGAAGGTTTGGGTTCGGCTTCGACCCAGTGTTCAAGCCTCATGGATTCGATAAGACCTTTGCCGAAATGACAACCGAGGAGAAGAACAGAATCTCCCACCGCGGAAGGGCCCTTGAGGCTTTTGCCCAATGGTTAAGGGAAAACCTTTAA
- a CDS encoding Lrp/AsnC family transcriptional regulator codes for MAGNLDAIDMKLLKELKENARENIASLSKKLGIPRTTVHYRIKRLLDEGIIEKFTVKPNYKKLNLGTTAFILARYDPDAGLSQREVAERIASLEGVYEVHIIAGEWDLLIKVRAPSSEEVGKIVVDKLREIKGIGQTVTMVSFVTVKEEL; via the coding sequence ATGGCGGGTAACCTCGATGCAATTGACATGAAGCTCTTGAAAGAGCTGAAGGAAAACGCGAGGGAGAACATAGCGAGCCTCAGCAAGAAGCTCGGCATTCCAAGGACGACTGTCCACTACAGGATTAAGCGTCTTCTCGACGAGGGTATCATCGAGAAGTTTACGGTTAAGCCGAATTACAAGAAGCTTAACCTCGGAACGACGGCCTTCATACTGGCCAGATATGACCCGGATGCAGGACTGAGCCAGAGGGAAGTCGCTGAAAGGATAGCGTCCCTCGAGGGTGTCTACGAGGTTCACATAATAGCCGGTGAGTGGGATTTGCTGATAAAAGTCCGCGCCCCCAGTTCAGAGGAAGTCGGTAAAATAGTCGTTGACAAGCTCAGGGAAATAAAGGGCATAGGGCAGACCGTTACCATGGTGTCCTTCGTTACGGTCAAGGAGGAACTCTGA